Proteins from one Sulfurovum sp. TSL1 genomic window:
- a CDS encoding bifunctional (p)ppGpp synthetase/guanosine-3',5'-bis(diphosphate) 3'-pyrophosphohydrolase, protein MDAFLDKAKNIHTIEEASALLWEEIPNPLPATTKALEHSLEAHKGQTRKSGEPYIVHPILVAAITAKFSNDEMMVQAALLHDVVEDTQYTIEELEHEFGYDVAHMVEGLTKIVEIRDEELVPSGSDERLINSALSFRKMLIASIKDVRVLVIKLCDRLHNMITLDALSYAKQKRISEETLVVYAPIAHRLGISRLKNHLEDLSFRYIYPEDYKGIDTYMKSNAQNLKFKLNAFIQNVKDTMLKDGFNEDDFEIIGRVKHYYSIYLKMHRKGVSIEEVLDLLAVRIIVKNPIDCYRVLGLVHLRFTPLISRFKDYIAVPKENGYKTIHTTLFSEEGIVEAQIRTVEMHRLAEYGVAAHWKYKDGDMGVNLAWLESLHYQNESIEEFYELAKSDLFSEDITVFSPKGDYYTLPKGSVALDFAYAVHSQVGANAAEALVNKQKVPLLTILKNGDIVNIIKDNDVHLYCSWLDTVKTSRAKEGIRSSCRARIKEADTLSAYNILGTLFSQESSAMKELLESMEHTEAIYKLPVQLDYYKETIHKVADYMGTRVVRFWELLKKGYKKPYIKELEHFRFFTNKPIDGVEFDYCCHPKVGDEIVAFYKGSKAIIHHKLCKKAYGKMSEGQEMVYVSWSGSKLSRYRLTISLQNKKGILADLLSKLSDLNLNILSIELGIRNSEQAEFCQIEVESNESKKQLLAEKISHQFKLIEIISLDDAYNK, encoded by the coding sequence TTGGATGCTTTTCTAGATAAAGCTAAAAATATCCATACTATAGAAGAGGCAAGTGCCCTTCTTTGGGAAGAAATCCCAAATCCTCTACCTGCAACAACCAAAGCACTGGAACATTCACTCGAAGCACATAAAGGACAGACACGTAAAAGCGGAGAGCCCTATATCGTTCATCCCATCTTAGTTGCAGCGATCACTGCAAAGTTCTCCAATGATGAAATGATGGTACAGGCCGCCCTCTTACACGATGTGGTCGAAGATACACAGTATACGATCGAAGAGCTGGAACATGAATTCGGGTATGATGTGGCACATATGGTCGAGGGACTCACAAAGATCGTCGAGATACGTGATGAAGAACTGGTCCCTTCAGGCTCCGATGAAAGATTGATCAACTCCGCGCTTTCATTTCGAAAAATGCTTATTGCTTCCATCAAAGATGTGCGTGTACTTGTGATCAAACTTTGTGACAGATTGCACAATATGATCACACTGGATGCACTGAGTTATGCAAAACAAAAACGTATCTCTGAAGAGACCCTTGTCGTATACGCACCTATTGCACATAGACTGGGCATCTCAAGACTTAAAAACCATTTGGAAGATCTGAGTTTCCGTTATATCTATCCTGAAGATTACAAGGGCATAGATACCTATATGAAGTCCAATGCACAAAATTTGAAGTTCAAACTCAATGCTTTTATTCAGAATGTAAAAGATACGATGCTAAAAGACGGCTTTAATGAAGATGATTTTGAGATCATCGGAAGGGTTAAACACTATTATTCCATCTATTTAAAGATGCACCGTAAGGGTGTGAGCATAGAAGAGGTATTGGACCTGCTGGCGGTCCGTATCATTGTGAAAAACCCCATAGACTGCTACAGGGTCCTGGGACTCGTGCATTTGAGGTTCACGCCTCTGATATCCAGGTTTAAAGATTATATCGCCGTACCTAAAGAAAATGGCTATAAGACCATTCATACGACACTGTTCTCCGAAGAGGGGATCGTAGAAGCGCAGATACGAACCGTAGAGATGCATAGACTTGCAGAGTATGGTGTTGCAGCACACTGGAAATACAAAGATGGAGATATGGGTGTGAACCTGGCATGGCTAGAGAGTCTGCATTATCAAAATGAGTCCATCGAAGAGTTCTATGAGTTGGCAAAATCCGATCTTTTTTCTGAAGATATTACCGTCTTTTCACCTAAAGGGGATTATTATACTTTACCGAAAGGATCAGTGGCCCTTGATTTTGCCTATGCCGTTCACTCACAGGTCGGTGCCAATGCAGCGGAAGCATTGGTCAATAAGCAAAAAGTGCCACTGCTGACCATTTTAAAAAATGGTGACATTGTGAATATTATCAAAGACAATGATGTGCATTTGTACTGTTCATGGCTTGACACCGTAAAAACATCCAGAGCCAAAGAGGGTATAAGAAGCTCATGCAGAGCCAGAATAAAAGAGGCAGATACCCTCAGTGCATACAATATCTTGGGAACACTGTTCTCACAAGAGAGCAGTGCGATGAAAGAGCTTTTAGAAAGTATGGAGCATACGGAGGCCATTTATAAACTGCCGGTTCAGCTTGACTATTACAAAGAGACCATACATAAAGTGGCAGATTATATGGGTACCAGAGTCGTGCGTTTTTGGGAACTGCTTAAAAAAGGATATAAAAAGCCCTATATCAAAGAGTTAGAGCACTTTAGATTCTTTACGAACAAGCCTATAGACGGCGTAGAGTTTGATTATTGCTGCCATCCTAAAGTTGGTGACGAGATCGTTGCATTTTATAAGGGTAGTAAAGCTATTATACACCACAAATTATGCAAGAAAGCCTACGGGAAAATGTCAGAGGGGCAGGAGATGGTCTATGTGAGTTGGAGTGGTTCCAAACTCTCCAGATACAGACTCACCATCAGTCTTCAAAACAAAAAAGGTATTTTGGCAGATTTACTGTCAAAACTTTCTGATCTTAATCTCAATATTTTGAGTATAGAGTTGGGGATCAGAAATTCAGAACAGGCAGAGTTCTGTCAGATAGAAGTTGAAAGCAATGAGTCTAAAAAGCAGCTTCTTGCAGAAAAAATTTCACATCAGTTTAAATTGATAGAGATCATTAGTTTAGATGACGCATATAATAAATAA
- a CDS encoding DNA-directed RNA polymerase subunit omega — protein sequence MRTEQLTAKALEKVDFDKYLLANAVGKRAEAIARGAEVLLDIDTSGMKYSDIALQEIAEGKITVSLEG from the coding sequence ATGAGAACAGAACAATTAACAGCAAAAGCACTTGAAAAAGTAGATTTTGATAAATACCTTCTTGCAAATGCAGTAGGAAAAAGAGCAGAAGCCATCGCTAGAGGTGCTGAAGTACTCTTAGATATCGATACATCAGGTATGAAATATTCAGACATTGCACTCCAAGAAATAGCTGAAGGTAAGATCACTGTCAGCCTAGAAGGGTAA
- the pyrH gene encoding UMP kinase, whose amino-acid sequence MTKRVLVKFSGEALAGEEGYGIDTQILNFIAGEIKDLVDNGVEVGIVVGGGNIIRGVTAAADGIIKRTSGDYMGMLATVINGVAIQEALEHAGLEARLQSAINMQEIGEAFIVRRARRHLEKGRVVIFAGGTGNPYFTTDTAATLRASEIESDLLIKATKVDGVYDKDPNKFDDAVKLDMLSYDEALADNIKVMDDTAIALAKENGLPIVVCNMFEKGNLLAIVKGDMSLCSVVK is encoded by the coding sequence GTGACTAAAAGAGTTTTGGTAAAATTTTCTGGTGAAGCATTAGCGGGTGAAGAAGGGTATGGTATTGATACTCAGATTCTTAATTTTATTGCAGGTGAGATCAAAGACCTTGTAGACAATGGTGTGGAAGTCGGTATCGTTGTAGGCGGTGGCAATATCATTCGTGGTGTGACGGCTGCTGCAGATGGTATCATTAAAAGAACATCCGGTGACTATATGGGGATGCTGGCGACTGTCATCAATGGTGTAGCCATTCAAGAAGCACTGGAGCATGCAGGGCTTGAAGCAAGACTTCAGTCTGCTATCAATATGCAAGAGATAGGTGAAGCATTCATCGTACGTCGTGCAAGAAGGCATTTGGAAAAGGGACGTGTGGTTATATTTGCCGGTGGTACAGGTAACCCATATTTTACAACAGATACCGCTGCGACATTAAGAGCTTCAGAGATAGAATCTGATCTTCTTATCAAAGCGACCAAAGTCGATGGTGTCTATGACAAAGATCCAAATAAGTTCGATGATGCTGTGAAACTTGATATGTTATCGTATGATGAGGCATTGGCAGATAACATTAAGGTCATGGATGATACTGCTATTGCTTTGGCGAAAGAGAATGGATTACCTATTGTGGTGTGTAACATGTTTGAAAAAGGTAACCTTCTTGCGATAGTCAAAGGTGATATGAGCCTTTGTTCAGTAGTAAAATAG
- a CDS encoding murein hydrolase activator EnvC: protein MRSFLLICFVAIGVLHSASTTAKIEQSKENLSAASAAKKKTSRQLHNIAQDIQAAEKDIVYLEKKIGELEIDQKRSEEKYEALKTELARSEKELAATSQALEEKHQKFVSLLSEQFSIVFAMEKAHEPTKESIISHEVYVAYKNHNTKMLAALKGDLEKLKKQKEDKVYLRNKTKNEIARIVKKREEYAQQKSAKEKLRQKLAADEEKYNEKLAKIVDKQNSLRSTLAKLNILHTQEVNEARKRAEAEKEAMRLEKQRQREVRQAKALARINARKAQEALQQAKTEQEKKQARLAAAEARKAEQQTYKESEKVRQVNSSYQKSKTYAYRGGKTISPLPGAKLIKKFGTYVDPIYKIKIFNESITLKSPVANSKVKNILNGKVVFAGKSSMLGNVVVVSHSSKIHTVYAGLSKIAPTIHVGAKIQKGYVVGKVNEKLIFQATKDSKHINPLKLITI, encoded by the coding sequence GTGAGATCCTTTCTTCTGATATGTTTTGTAGCGATAGGGGTGCTTCACAGTGCGTCGACCACTGCAAAGATCGAACAGTCTAAAGAAAATCTCTCTGCTGCATCGGCTGCCAAAAAAAAGACAAGCAGACAGCTTCACAACATTGCTCAAGACATACAGGCTGCAGAGAAGGATATCGTCTATCTTGAAAAGAAAATAGGCGAACTTGAAATCGATCAAAAAAGATCAGAAGAAAAGTATGAAGCATTAAAAACCGAATTAGCCAGATCTGAAAAAGAGTTGGCTGCTACAAGTCAGGCACTGGAAGAAAAACATCAAAAGTTCGTCTCTTTGCTTTCGGAACAGTTTTCTATCGTTTTTGCCATGGAAAAAGCCCATGAACCCACAAAAGAATCTATAATTTCGCATGAAGTCTATGTTGCCTATAAAAACCATAATACCAAAATGTTAGCTGCGCTCAAGGGAGATCTGGAGAAGCTTAAGAAGCAGAAAGAGGATAAGGTCTATTTGCGCAACAAAACAAAAAATGAGATTGCACGTATTGTCAAAAAGAGAGAGGAGTATGCGCAACAAAAGTCAGCCAAAGAGAAATTGCGTCAAAAGCTTGCTGCCGATGAGGAAAAATACAATGAAAAACTTGCAAAGATCGTGGACAAACAGAACTCTCTTCGGTCCACATTGGCAAAACTGAACATCCTCCATACACAAGAGGTCAATGAAGCACGCAAGAGAGCAGAAGCCGAGAAAGAGGCAATGCGTCTTGAAAAACAGAGACAAAGAGAGGTACGTCAAGCAAAAGCCTTGGCACGTATCAATGCAAGAAAAGCCCAAGAGGCCTTGCAACAAGCAAAGACAGAGCAAGAGAAAAAGCAAGCGCGCCTGGCTGCAGCTGAAGCAAGAAAAGCTGAGCAACAAACGTACAAAGAGAGTGAAAAGGTACGACAGGTAAACTCTTCCTATCAAAAGTCTAAAACCTATGCATACAGAGGCGGAAAAACGATATCTCCATTACCGGGAGCAAAGCTTATCAAAAAGTTCGGTACCTATGTGGATCCTATTTACAAGATCAAGATCTTTAATGAATCTATTACGCTCAAGTCGCCTGTAGCGAACTCAAAAGTAAAAAATATCTTGAACGGGAAAGTAGTATTTGCAGGGAAAAGCAGTATGCTGGGCAATGTAGTGGTGGTCTCCCACAGCAGCAAGATACATACGGTCTATGCAGGACTTTCTAAAATTGCTCCTACGATACATGTCGGGGCGAAGATACAAAAGGGATATGTGGTAGGAAAAGTGAATGAAAAACTCATTTTTCAGGCAACCAAAGACTCTAAGCATATTAACCCGTTGAAGCTGATAACGATATAG
- a CDS encoding cell division protein FtsX, whose product MKFIKNHLMFILPLMAILLGIEFYLVFERTTNTYEKGLQEGYFMLAVTKKPMELSDFQALNDHISTAEKIQRESIVSEVAKGISQSSSKEILATLPYFYNLGLDSYLHTSGLEAIKKDLEADANIKQVETFGSSYQSNYRLFAFIKFILKIFIVFMAVVSLFLIIKQMEIWKYAHKERMQVMEIFGAPLMLRSGVLFKVAFLDAIFSTLLVSAIFFYTKFYWAAQSGIDIMVQNREALFRVSDIGILLGASILIVIIAVYTVVFSSKGVQE is encoded by the coding sequence ATGAAGTTCATTAAAAACCATTTGATGTTCATTTTGCCGCTGATGGCAATTTTATTAGGGATTGAATTTTATCTGGTATTTGAACGTACAACAAATACTTATGAAAAAGGGCTCCAGGAGGGCTATTTTATGCTTGCTGTGACCAAAAAGCCTATGGAGCTTTCTGACTTTCAGGCACTCAATGATCATATCAGTACGGCAGAAAAGATCCAACGTGAGAGCATCGTCTCAGAAGTGGCAAAGGGGATCAGTCAAAGCAGCAGCAAAGAGATATTGGCTACACTGCCTTATTTTTATAATCTTGGGTTAGACTCTTATCTTCACACTTCAGGACTGGAAGCGATCAAAAAAGATCTTGAAGCGGATGCCAACATTAAACAGGTTGAGACATTCGGCAGCAGCTATCAGTCCAATTACAGGCTTTTTGCATTTATCAAGTTCATACTGAAAATATTTATCGTTTTTATGGCTGTGGTAAGTCTGTTCCTTATCATCAAACAGATGGAGATCTGGAAATATGCACATAAAGAGCGTATGCAGGTGATGGAGATATTCGGTGCACCATTGATGCTCAGATCAGGGGTACTTTTCAAGGTTGCTTTTCTGGATGCGATCTTTTCAACACTTTTGGTCTCGGCGATCTTCTTTTATACCAAATTTTACTGGGCTGCGCAAAGTGGGATTGATATCATGGTGCAAAACAGGGAAGCACTGTTCAGGGTTAGCGATATCGGTATTTTATTGGGCGCTTCTATTCTGATCGTTATTATTGCTGTCTATACGGTGGTATTTAGCAGTAAGGGAGTACAGGAGTGA
- a CDS encoding cell division ATP-binding protein FtsE has protein sequence MSNVIHASHLTLTYGKAGKEVIKDANFSIKKGEFVFITGPSGSGKSTLLKALYGKLRPSEGNLVVGGLDLANVSQRKLQELRTHMGIIFQDYKLVNEWTVKKNVVLPLMIAGYDSEIQDTQARRLLKHVKLPEHADKYPLELSGGEQQRVGVARALAKNPVVILADEPTGNLDDYSSNVIWDLMENACQQLDTTVLVVTHKIPTIFSLPYRHFIIESKGVYEVH, from the coding sequence ATGTCCAATGTGATCCACGCTTCACATCTTACCCTTACGTATGGAAAAGCAGGAAAAGAGGTCATTAAAGATGCCAACTTCAGCATTAAAAAAGGTGAGTTCGTCTTTATTACAGGACCGAGTGGTTCGGGTAAATCTACACTGCTTAAAGCATTGTACGGAAAGTTGAGACCGAGCGAAGGCAACCTTGTAGTGGGTGGGCTTGATCTGGCCAATGTCAGTCAGCGTAAACTCCAGGAACTCAGAACCCATATGGGTATCATTTTTCAGGACTATAAACTGGTGAATGAATGGACCGTGAAAAAAAATGTTGTTCTGCCCTTAATGATTGCAGGATACGACAGTGAGATACAGGACACACAGGCACGAAGACTGCTTAAACATGTAAAACTCCCTGAACATGCAGACAAGTATCCGTTGGAATTAAGCGGTGGGGAACAGCAGCGTGTGGGTGTGGCAAGAGCATTGGCGAAGAATCCGGTGGTGATATTGGCAGATGAACCTACGGGTAACCTTGATGATTATTCCTCCAATGTGATCTGGGACCTGATGGAGAATGCGTGTCAGCAGCTCGATACAACCGTTTTGGTCGTCACACACAAAATCCCAACGATCTTCTCTTTGCCTTACAGACATTTTATTATAGAGAGCAAGGGTGTATATGAAGTTCATTAA
- the trmB gene encoding tRNA (guanosine(46)-N7)-methyltransferase TrmB, whose translation MPHLKVTPFDTSIIEAQIKNSPMMTFCATALNRNDMLIGIEHAGEEFLLQLKPDEKDYLLKYDKVTRPLKVNLLKEALESVSKALNLDVLTSNIALSNTKSPLSSEHFKKIEDFENITYPKEKISVEVGFGSGRHLLHQAKKNPDTLFIGLEIHTPSAQQVLKQIELQKLDNIWVVNYDARLFLEMLPSNVCEQIFVHFPVPWDKKPHRRVISPSFLDESMRVLRKGGRLELRTDSDKYFWYALETFFSVPKVEVEVRKNEALEVTSKYEARWLRQEKDIYDVYVKCTQESAPKTLTIDFNFNDVKYTSGIEECLPKNALVFDGYFIHFERVYKISEESLLIKCAFGSFDRPEHKYILLEKESCRYFVSPPVKTTVNFQAHQKLAEQMMLVKGE comes from the coding sequence ATGCCACACTTAAAAGTTACCCCCTTTGATACATCCATAATAGAAGCACAGATAAAAAACAGTCCTATGATGACTTTTTGCGCCACTGCACTGAACCGTAATGATATGCTCATTGGTATTGAGCATGCAGGAGAAGAGTTCTTGCTTCAACTCAAACCGGATGAAAAAGACTACTTACTCAAATATGACAAAGTGACCAGACCCCTTAAAGTGAACCTGCTTAAAGAGGCATTGGAGAGTGTATCAAAAGCGTTGAACCTGGATGTACTCACTTCAAATATCGCACTATCCAATACAAAGAGTCCACTCTCTTCAGAACATTTTAAAAAGATAGAAGATTTTGAAAATATCACCTATCCTAAAGAGAAGATCTCTGTTGAGGTAGGATTTGGAAGTGGCCGGCATTTGCTTCATCAGGCAAAAAAGAACCCCGACACGCTTTTTATAGGGTTAGAGATCCATACACCTTCGGCACAACAGGTCCTCAAGCAGATAGAACTTCAAAAGCTTGACAATATCTGGGTTGTGAATTACGATGCAAGACTTTTTTTGGAGATGTTGCCATCCAATGTATGTGAACAGATCTTTGTCCATTTCCCTGTACCCTGGGACAAGAAACCACACAGAAGGGTGATCAGCCCCAGTTTTTTAGACGAGTCCATGAGAGTACTGAGAAAAGGCGGACGACTGGAGCTTCGTACAGACAGTGACAAATACTTTTGGTATGCGTTGGAAACTTTCTTTTCTGTACCTAAGGTTGAAGTAGAAGTACGTAAAAATGAAGCGTTGGAAGTGACAAGCAAGTATGAAGCCAGATGGCTGAGACAGGAAAAAGATATCTATGATGTGTATGTCAAATGCACCCAGGAATCAGCACCTAAAACGTTGACTATAGATTTTAATTTTAATGATGTAAAATATACGTCAGGGATAGAAGAATGTTTACCGAAAAACGCATTGGTATTTGACGGGTATTTCATACACTTTGAACGGGTGTACAAAATATCTGAAGAGAGTCTACTTATCAAATGTGCCTTTGGAAGTTTTGACAGACCAGAACATAAATATATTTTATTAGAAAAAGAGAGTTGCAGATATTTTGTCTCTCCGCCTGTGAAGACGACAGTCAACTTTCAAGCACACCAAAAACTAGCTGAGCAGATGATGCTCGTTAAAGGAGAGTAG
- a CDS encoding fibronectin type III domain-containing protein produces the protein MKKSTLILWALSLITFNGCGAVKGLMTYGTDPSLETIEQVHALPRMNSVGFEWKKIDDHRIQGVNIYRSDVSQSSQSFQRIGTVGNPYATHFVDRHVKADSTYRYRFSTFAFGQESEHSEPIDVRTLPAFSAVSFVKAYRVAPSVVKLLWKPHADPSIDTYIVERSVDGSGWKFISQVQGQLMVEYIDTFVRSGHTYSYRIIAQSYDKIRAYPSEATKITL, from the coding sequence ATGAAAAAATCGACCCTCATACTCTGGGCACTCTCTTTGATCACCTTTAACGGGTGTGGTGCTGTCAAGGGATTGATGACCTATGGTACAGACCCTTCATTAGAAACGATCGAACAGGTACATGCTTTACCCAGAATGAACTCTGTAGGTTTTGAATGGAAGAAGATAGATGACCATCGTATACAGGGTGTCAATATTTACAGAAGCGATGTTTCGCAGTCGTCACAGAGTTTTCAACGTATAGGTACTGTGGGCAACCCTTATGCGACGCACTTTGTGGACAGACATGTTAAGGCAGACAGCACCTATCGTTATAGATTCAGCACCTTTGCTTTTGGACAAGAGTCTGAACACAGTGAGCCGATCGATGTAAGAACCTTGCCTGCATTTTCGGCAGTTTCTTTCGTGAAAGCCTATAGGGTAGCACCCTCTGTGGTCAAACTTTTGTGGAAACCGCATGCTGATCCAAGCATCGATACCTATATCGTAGAGCGATCCGTGGATGGCTCTGGATGGAAATTCATCTCACAGGTACAAGGACAGTTGATGGTTGAATACATTGACACTTTTGTAAGAAGCGGACATACATACAGCTACCGGATCATCGCACAAAGTTATGACAAAATACGCGCTTATCCCAGCGAAGCAACAAAAATTACATTATAA
- a CDS encoding RluA family pseudouridine synthase translates to MTQFTATASGRLDKILANQLDVSRNQIEKLIKDGLVSVNSKTIKKTSFKVEEGDEIAYEFKEAEKREVAPVDFDVEVIYEDAYLLVVNKPAGLVVHPAPSVKEPTLVDWLIQKGISLSTISGEERYGIVHRIDKETTGALVVAKDNKVHEALSLQLQDKSMGRYYLALIDCPLKENIIVDKPIGRNPKNRLKMDVVPDGRNAKTAFVKLLTSKQNIELIAAKLFTGRTHQIRVHLNTLGRHILGDDLYGFKSKRDKISRVNLHAYLLYLVHPVSGERMEFVAPLFDDMKMYISKNFDQGEVDEKIDPHTLGTLFDHL, encoded by the coding sequence ATGACTCAATTTACCGCTACAGCATCAGGCCGTTTGGACAAGATACTTGCAAACCAATTGGACGTAAGCCGTAACCAGATCGAAAAACTTATCAAAGATGGACTGGTATCCGTCAATAGCAAAACGATCAAAAAAACCAGTTTTAAAGTAGAAGAGGGTGATGAGATAGCCTATGAATTCAAAGAGGCTGAAAAACGAGAGGTAGCACCTGTGGACTTTGATGTCGAGGTGATCTATGAAGATGCGTATCTTTTGGTGGTGAACAAACCGGCAGGCCTTGTGGTCCATCCTGCACCTTCCGTCAAAGAGCCTACACTGGTAGATTGGCTGATCCAGAAAGGCATCTCTCTTTCCACGATCAGCGGAGAAGAGCGTTATGGCATCGTGCACCGTATAGACAAAGAGACAACGGGTGCACTGGTCGTGGCCAAGGACAACAAAGTACATGAAGCGCTGAGCTTACAGCTCCAGGACAAGAGTATGGGCCGTTACTATCTGGCATTGATCGATTGTCCGCTGAAAGAGAATATCATTGTAGATAAACCCATAGGACGTAACCCTAAGAACCGACTCAAAATGGATGTCGTCCCGGATGGGAGAAATGCTAAAACAGCCTTCGTAAAACTGCTGACAAGCAAACAGAATATTGAACTCATCGCGGCAAAACTGTTTACAGGAAGAACCCATCAGATACGGGTCCATTTAAATACGCTTGGGCGCCACATTTTAGGCGATGATTTATATGGATTTAAGAGCAAAAGAGATAAAATTTCCAGAGTTAACTTGCATGCATATCTACTGTATCTTGTCCACCCTGTAAGCGGTGAAAGAATGGAGTTTGTCGCCCCACTTTTTGATGATATGAAAATGTATATATCTAAAAATTTCGACCAAGGTGAAGTAGATGAAAAAATCGACCCTCATACTCTGGGCACTCTCTTTGATCACCTTTAA
- a CDS encoding ATP-binding protein, translating into MQLDDKQRRAASKSIPISKKLLKLAGKTNAEFKLIGEGDKVLVGLSGGKDSLALVHILKHMQRHAPFHFEFEACTVKYGMPDEHYEFLSKHCEEFGIKHTVFDTNIYEISNDTIRENSSFCSYFSRMRRGALYSFAEKGGFTKVALGHHFDDTVESFFMNMFYNGTMRALAPIYKTSRGFHLIRPLIQARETQLRAFAEDNHLNVIGDEACPAMLKEVKMPYARAATKAWLAGLEKENKDVFKMFRASFKHIHDDTFFDPARWHRDDIEEAL; encoded by the coding sequence ATGCAATTGGACGATAAACAAAGACGTGCTGCTTCAAAAAGCATCCCCATAAGCAAAAAACTGCTTAAGTTGGCAGGTAAGACCAATGCGGAGTTCAAACTGATAGGTGAGGGGGATAAAGTACTGGTTGGGCTGAGTGGAGGTAAAGACTCTCTAGCACTTGTACATATCTTGAAACATATGCAGCGGCATGCTCCTTTTCACTTTGAATTTGAAGCCTGTACGGTCAAATATGGTATGCCTGATGAACATTATGAATTCTTGAGCAAGCATTGTGAAGAGTTTGGTATCAAACACACTGTTTTTGACACCAATATTTATGAGATCTCAAATGACACAATAAGGGAGAACTCTTCATTCTGTTCCTATTTCTCACGTATGAGAAGAGGGGCACTCTATAGTTTTGCAGAGAAAGGCGGTTTCACCAAGGTAGCACTTGGGCATCACTTTGATGACACCGTAGAAAGCTTTTTTATGAATATGTTCTATAATGGAACCATGAGAGCTTTGGCACCCATCTATAAGACAAGCAGAGGGTTTCACCTGATACGTCCGCTGATCCAAGCCAGAGAGACACAACTGCGTGCCTTTGCAGAAGATAACCATTTGAATGTCATAGGTGATGAAGCCTGCCCTGCCATGCTGAAAGAGGTAAAGATGCCTTATGCCAGAGCTGCGACGAAAGCGTGGTTGGCTGGGCTTGAAAAAGAGAATAAAGATGTCTTTAAAATGTTCAGGGCTTCCTTTAAACATATCCATGATGATACTTTCTTCGATCCTGCACGCTGGCACAGAGATGATATAGAGGAAGCGCTGTGA
- a CDS encoding 5'-methylthioadenosine/adenosylhomocysteine nucleosidase yields the protein MTSQKIAIMGAMPEEIEPIIDKLENVQTDVYGDNKYYEGTYHGQEVVVAYSKIGKVFAALTATTLIEKFGCDLLLFSGVAGAISDELKIGDLIIANGLCQHDLDITAFGHPFGYVPEGTICIHTDAVLRDIAKNVAQQKGLTIQEGIIATGDQFIADPERKEWIKNTFKADALEMEGASVAVVCNALNVPFFVLRAISDSADMDASFNFDEFLESSAKISADFILSMVDAIGR from the coding sequence ATGACAAGTCAAAAAATTGCCATCATGGGTGCCATGCCTGAAGAGATAGAACCTATTATCGATAAACTTGAGAATGTACAGACGGATGTGTATGGAGATAATAAATATTATGAAGGTACCTACCATGGGCAAGAAGTGGTTGTGGCATATTCCAAAATAGGTAAAGTGTTTGCTGCATTAACGGCAACAACGCTCATAGAAAAATTCGGCTGTGATCTGCTCCTTTTTTCAGGTGTTGCTGGCGCTATCAGTGATGAACTGAAGATCGGTGACCTGATCATCGCAAACGGTCTGTGTCAACATGATCTGGATATCACCGCTTTTGGACATCCGTTCGGGTATGTACCAGAGGGAACTATCTGTATTCATACAGATGCCGTGTTACGTGATATTGCTAAAAATGTGGCGCAGCAAAAAGGTTTGACCATTCAGGAAGGTATCATCGCAACGGGAGATCAGTTCATCGCAGACCCTGAACGTAAGGAGTGGATAAAGAATACTTTTAAAGCAGATGCTTTAGAGATGGAAGGGGCCAGTGTTGCCGTGGTCTGTAATGCTTTAAATGTACCTTTCTTTGTTTTACGTGCGATCTCGGACAGTGCCGATATGGATGCAAGTTTTAATTTTGATGAATTTTTGGAAAGCTCAGCAAAGATCTCTGCTGATTTCATTCTGAGTATGGTGGATGCAATTGGACGATAA